From the genome of Trachemys scripta elegans isolate TJP31775 chromosome 2, CAS_Tse_1.0, whole genome shotgun sequence:
agtgtgttgtgtgtatttggggggagagtgtgtgttttggggggcagagagtatgtcagcatgctgtcttgtaagttcagacagcagcagatcctcctccccccgcctctctctctctcagacactcacaacagcagcattccacagtaatggtttgctttgtcctggagcagataagcatgccggctgtcagaaacggagctttgaaaggggatatccgcatgcctgcagcagagttcaaaacaatgacgagagtggccacttgacttcaggggattatgggacgtttctggaggccaatcacagcacagtaatgcaacatgtcgtccacactgacagctgggCGTTTCAGCCGGggcgcagcaagctttatgcttctcgtggaggtggattatgaggagcgctccagctgcagagtccaggcgctctaagtgccttgctaatgtggacacctcaggagttaggtgctctaacttgcaagtgtagccgaGCCCCTAGAAACTGATTATAGATAGCACTGCAGTGTTAGAACTGAACttgcttaaaggaaaaaaatgtggttGGAATAACTAAATTTGAAAGTGGGAAGGATAATTGCACTATCAACTGATGGGATGAATGGAAACAATAAACATGTCATATACATGTCAGACTTTCCCCACACAGCCCTTTAATGTTAGTATATGagaaattaatacaaaaattagCAAATAGTCTTTTACCTTGGTGTATTTGATAGAGGCAGCGTGGAATCACGTGAATctcctgtggtttttttttttttttttttttttttttaaaagaaagaaaaacatacatCAAACTGTCAAGGAAAACAATTTATGACTGTCATTAAAAAAGTATTGCAAGTGATATCGAGGGAgttaaaattggaaaaataaaaataaaaatgtttaaatgactTTGAGGTTATGCACAATAGagacctgcaaaaaaaaaaaaaaaaaattcagctaacGTTTTCCTTTGATGGATATTCGGTTTAGTGTTTTTTGCACAGATAAAGTAGGCCCTGATGCTGCAGTGCAAACACCTGTGTTTAACTTTCTGCATGTGAATAaacctattgaattcagtgggacagctcaaatgcataaaattaagcagatGCATGTTTGCAGGTATGGACCATAGATTTATATATCTTTAAAGCACTATATATAGGTGTAGCAATATACACACATTTAGTTTTGACACCCATTAGCAATGTGAAATTTCAAATAACGTAGCAAAagctaaactgatttatttttacttgaacattttaaaaaaatatacttaaAATCAGTTCTATAAAGTATCCAACTCCTCCCCAGTGTGTCCGCATCTTTTGACATATTTCTTCTAAATTCCATTCACATGGAGATGTGTTGCTTCTAGCAGGAGACAGCTATGAGATTTAATTATTCAAGAGCAAGTCTAACCTATAATCATTTACCTACTGTGTGAAATAACCAGTCATAAACTCCCTATAATAAATACCATTAAGGCCCCCTAAGCCAGCACAGATttcattgcaggatcaaagcctaagTCTGCACTTCAATGGCAGAAGTTATTGACATCAAGGCACAGAGGGGCTAGACTTAAAATGAGCATGTCTGATACATCAATATGATTCTGCCACTAAGAGAAAAATAGTCCCAAATGTACTAGTGCTACAGTATATCATCTCTGATCCAGTCAATGACATTGAAGCAGTCTGTTACAAGATTATTAATTTATGAAGCAGCATTTGCTATTTTCAAAGGAATATGCAACATAGCCAAAAAAATTACAACTCAAATAGCACAAGACAattaacaaaattttaaaaaacctataAAATTAATAGCATTTAATCACCTAGAGATCTATAGGAGCTACAGTGTCAGTAAGTAATCAATATCTCAATTCATCTAACAGCttgcattttccattttaaagggATGGTATCAATTTGAATTTCATCTTTGTAGGAAAAAATTGCATCTTCTATTATTACAAGCAGCAGTTCCAATTAAAAGTTTTAATAATTGTTCtctatttatcaatttgtttaatTTGTCTATTTGCACCAGGCCAGACCACTGCAATGGTGTGGAACACCACAGAAGATCACCGTGTATCTGCATGGAAGCAAAGATGCAGCCAGTGCAATCAGCTGCAGGATTACAGTCATATCTATTTGGGTGACATTTCTTAGATGCATAGACTAGAATGGACCATTgtatcagctagtctgaccttttgaatagcacaggccatagcacagaacttcccccaaaaagcaacagagagtcctgtggcaccttacagactaacagatgtattggagcataagctttcgtgggtgaatacccacttcgtcagactcatgtaatggaaatttccagaggcaggtataaatatgcaggcaagaatcagtctggagataatgatgttagttcaatcagggagggtgaggccctcttctagcagttgaggtgtgaacaccaagtgaggagaaactgcttttgtagttggctagccattcacagtctttgtttaatcctaaactgatagtgtcaaatttgcaaatgaactgaagctcagcagtttctctttgaagtctggccctgaagttttttttgctgtaggatggctaccttaaaatctgctattgtgtggccaggaaggttgaagtgttctcttacaggtttttgtatattgccattcctgacttgtgtccatttatcctttgcGAATGCCAGGCTCGGGATGGAGCAGGGGGCGCTCAGTCTCCCCCACAGGCTGGGGGGGAGCAGGTGTAGGGCAGCTCCCAGCGGACGGAGGGATACGGCCATGCTCGCCCAGGGCtcatctgacttgtgtccatttaccCCTCTGAAACTTCCCCCAACTAATTTCAAGcgcatatcttttaggaaaacattcaGTATGGATTGTACTGTTTACGCTGACCATTGCCCTTCCACCTAGTTGCAACAAATTAAAAAGTCGCTCTCTTGTAAGTGGCTACAGTtagccccctccctgctcagagTTGTGTCTGTCTCCTTGTCCTTTGCCCCACCTCCTGAGatactccagccccctcccccgtcATGCTTGCCCCATCTGCCCCAACCTGGGCAGAAAAATCATTGTTCCATGGAGGTGGGCCTGTAGTTGAGAGACAATCAAAATCGAGGAGTCCAGACTGTGGTCTGGATGCACCTTTCCTGAGCAAGGCAGTTGTCTAGGACAACAGGCTGCCCTCAGGCATGTTTAGACTTTTGTTCAGCAccagctagagcaggggtcagcaacctttcagaagtagtgtgccgagtcttcatttattcactctaatttaaggtttcgcgtgccagtaatacattttaacatttttagaaggtctttctataagtcaataatatataactaaattatcgttgtacgtaaagtaaataaggtttttaaaatgtttcaaaagcttcatttaaaattaaattaaaatgcagagccctccagaccggtggccaggccctgggcagtgtgagtgcctccttccgcacgcatgccataggttgcctacccctgagctagaggctgGCACACTTCATTGCTTCTGTAAGCCAATCTGATTGGGTTCCTTGAATCCCTCCATTCTCCCCCACAAGCTCTCAGTGCTATTCCTCTCTATTTCTAACCTCTTGCACTCCCCCACCCAATCAGGGGCTCTGCGTCCTCTTATTCACCCCTTAcaccatgccaggggctctgtatAGGTCCTGCAGGTCCCTCTCCTCCCATATCGTTGTCCTCCcgtctctccctttccccctatTCCAGGGGCTACCCCTCCATCACGTGCCACTGGGCCTCACTCTTCCCCAGGCCAGGTGCACGGGGTGTCCCCCATTCTTCCTCCCTATGCCAGGGCCTCCGTGTGCCTCCCCATTTCCCCACCGCCTGTTCTTATTTCCTGGCTGTCTGCCTGGGAAACAAGCCCCCCAGGCTGCCCACATTGCAAACGCCACCGagaccacggggggggggggggggggggggggggcagccgtTCAGCTGACTGCAGGGGCCTCACTCAGCTGAGCCAAAAATGGAGCTCGGGATTGGATGGggcacctccccccgccccagagacAACCTCGGCTGATAGTGGCAAAGGAAACGTCCCCCGGCAGCGCTGCTGGCACAGGGCGGGGACTCGCGCTTGGCACAACTCACCAGGGGAACGGCTGGTAAAACCGTTacgggagatggggggaggggcaccgaAGCTCTGAAAACCCCTTAGGCAGCAAGACTGGGGCGCGGGGCGTTAGGACCCATGGCCAAGCGCTGGCGCCAGCTCagatctctctcccccccccccccccacgacagGGAACCGCCAGCGGCGGTTTCTAAGCAGCCTTTTATGACACAAACGGAACAAACAGACCAGCCGTCGCCCGGGCAGCCGCCAGCGAGGCGCCTCGCAgtgaccccttcctcccccctcacctTTGGTCCCAGGAGCCATTGTCCGCGCAGCCCCCGGCGCCCTTCCTCGCCTCCAAACCCCGCTGCGCCCGGcgcgtccccctcccccagcgcttgGAACTCTCGGCGGCTCAAAATGGCGGCCGGTTTGAATTTGGCGCGAACTGCCCggcggggagctggggaggggggagcgtcTCCCGCTGTGAAGTCACCCCGGGAGCGGCCATTGGTGTGTGCATATGTCTGTACCACCAGCCCCTGTCACGTGACCCGGGAAAGCGGGGCCGCTGCTACCGTCCGTTCCTGGCCCGGGCGGAAGTGCGTCGTTGCTCTCGCCGCCGCCGCTGCTACCTGTGCCTCTGGCAGCCATGAGCAAAAAGACGCAGGTCTCCTACGTGCCGCCGGCCGAGCCCGCCTTCCTGAGCCGCCTCAAGAGGGAGGTTGGGTATCGGGAGGGGCCCACGGTGGAGACCAAGGTAATAAGCTGcccctcggggggggggctggtcaCAGCCCGCCCCGCTGCTGAGACCCGGGGATGGGCTCCCTGGAGACCAGGTGAGCCCCGGGCGAGCATAGCCGCCTCCCTCCGTCCGCTGGGAGCtgccctatcccccccccccccccccggcctgtgGGGGAGACTGAGCGTCCCCGTCCCGAGCCTGCCGTTCGCAAGGCCAGAGTCCCGCTGCCCCATGTGTGACCACAGCCGCCCCCGGCCTGGGCAGAGGTGGCGGGAGCAGCTGCGGAGGGCTGCTCCCCCAGCAGGGAGAAgtgtctccctctccccagcccccgtGGACACTTGTCCTGAAGGGCCTGACGCGTGGCCTGCTGCCAGCCCTGCGCTGCTGTACGACAAGATCCCGGAACGTTAGATCCAAGGGAGCTCGCCTCAGACCTAGGAGGCGCTGGGAAACCAACTGAGGTCGAGGTTTATTTCCGAGCCAAGGGCTGTCATCAGGGCTCTCCTTTGCCCTCTTGCATCAACAGCCAGCTGCACTAGCAAGTgaataaagttatttaaaaaaaatcaacagaaacCGGTAACCTTCAAGCCCTAAGATGTGTAATAGGggagtttttaaagggacactcaaCTTAAAACAGTTAACGCTTCTGTTAGGCAATTCCTAAGATCACTTTTCTTAatcatttcccccatttttcatttgtttacgTTGTACATTACCGCTATTCCCCTTACAGAGTCAGTTACTCCTATTTATTTGTGTGGGTTGCTCACACAGGAGCAGAGATGAGcaaatgccttttaaaatgggaaactgcctagaaaatcacaagtGGGCAAGAGGGACACAGGCAGATGTAGACTTGGACTCTAAATACATACTATGGGTGGCATACCAGAGATCACTTATCCACTGACGTTTTAAAAACTCCTGccccccaatctgggtctatgcttgttatgtactatgtatatatctTATGAACCTTGTAACTGATActtgtacatctggggtcagacttgggttatgagggattacaatACCTTCCTTCTTAAtttgtgtaaatttgattttaaacattaacttgaataagatttttaaatctgaaattacttttaactCACTTTGTTTCAAGTAAATGCTGTCAATTAatactgttatttttaaaagtatgtgcataatttagagcagccttacAAACTGCCCTGAAGCTTATAACACAAACTCTCTctatttcttaaaacaaaaatggtCCTCTCCCTCTATTTTTCTATCCTGTTCAAGGGGAAAAGAATCTAGCCCCAAATGagcttcttctctctctctccccgtacTGTGTTGTCCAGAAACTATTCTGTTTAAAGTGAGGACTTGAGTAATTTGTACTTATAGTGGTACTGTCATCTTTAAAGGTAGACAAGTGAAAAACTGAGTTAATTGCATCTAAGGGCCTGATCAGGCACTAGCTTGTAAGTATCACACCAATGCTCTAATTAACTGAGTAAAtattatttagcatttttattatcatagcacctagaaaTCTTAGTCATGGACCTATTGTCTTAGGCCACTGTAAAAACATAGAATAAAATGACTGTCTATCGAGCATCTCATATATTCTACTCGACTCCAGATTTTTGGGAAAagaacagtaataaaaaaaacccacacataacAAGGTTGTCATCACTAACACCTAGACTCAAGGATAGTAACCAAGACAGTACTTGCACTCTCATCTCTGTTTGCCTCTTTATCCAATATATTCAATTTCCTGTTACCTTTGTGGGCTAAAAGATTGCAGCTCAGACTCTTCGGCTTCTGATTGCTAATGGCCTTTAGTAGTAGCACCTGGCTCCTAGGTGCATGTGTTTGGGCCCAAATGAACCTtgagggaagagaagaaaggaagtaACCTGGCCAAACTGAGTCAGCATCCTAAAGTACTTGACTGCCTAATTGTAAAGTTATTTTAGATACTATACCTGACCTGAAATCTCCGCTGACGTTCTTTAAACACACCGGGATACTGTGTATGCctaaagtgctgtcaaatgcataaaGAGTCTGATCCTGCGCACGTTAAAGTTAATGAAAAAACTCCAGTTCACTTCAGTAGCACAGGATAAGACCTAAAGTAAACAAACTAGGAAGATATTTCTTCATACTGAATGATTAGAGAAAAATAGTAATCTAAGATGTTACTTTTAACagcaagaaaaataattttatataaaaaaagttgATAGTTTTCTCCTTCAGCTTctaagcaatattttaaaatccagttgtgaagaactgggactgttcttaatgtggtctttgaatgctgagtggggagtttggctgggccggtctgcattgggggatgggagactggccttgagggaagatacctgagcatgtaacatgagaacccaggaagggggttggaggcgaggtgacacctctgcccaggaaactggacaaaggctggggggaggctgGGTGAGAGACGCTGGAGGGAGTTGGAGTTTCAGGAGCTGTCTGGTAATGGAGGGGAGCCTGGATGGGGGTCTGACCCGCCAacggggctgtggtgcccctgggaccccaagatggacctaactgagggggtcctgttgtctgtgcctgcaagacctgtcttggactgtgttcctgtcatctaaataaaccttctgctttactggctggctgagagtcatggtgaatctcaggaagccgggggtgcagggccttgtgtcccccccacactccgtgacatctggtggcagaggtgggatctacTACACCCTGTGGACGACGCTTCCtacagtaagtgactggggagcagtaaaatgaAGGGGGATTGATGGGGACCAGGCATACTGAAGAGTCAGCAAGAGACTGTTTCAGGGGGCGataacccctgggagtgtgtgacgagagaaggacttttgcagtaacagggtcccccagGGGCGGAgaagtctgcagctcgaccctggcagagagatggtgacctgaagaagggctggcaCGCTAGGGGTCTCCCTGGAACGGTGGAAAGCTGAGAGCACAGGCTggcgagtggccagcaggaagatgtatgctaAACGCCTTAAGAGcaacctggtggagctgtgcagacagagggggctgtgcattgggaggtccaccaaagaacagctaattgcccagctggaggagaaggatCGCTTGGATGAACCGAGCCCTGTCCCTGAGGGAAGCCGCCCGGCGGATGCAGTGTGGGCCCCGGGGCctgacatggctgggaggggtCAGACTACTGCCGAAGATATCCCGAGACCCTGCCTACCTATGCCTAGGGAAGAAGTTGGGGGAAGCCCAGTGAATACCGAAGGCACCCTGACCCCGGTGGCCAGCAGGGGATCATCTCGGCGGAGCTCCCCGTCCCTGGAGCGGAGGCGGCTGGAATATGAATGGGAGATGAGACGGGAAGAGCTTGAGTtaaggaagcaagaactgaagcagcgggaggagaaggagaaacagcATGAGCTGGAGctggccaggctgaggagcagtggggccccagctgcggtgagtgagagggggacccaagactgcaaagagctttgataagtgcttcctggcccaacgtaaggagggggaggacatggataccttcctgacggcctttgagaatgcctgcgagctgcaccgggttgaccccacagacaggctccagtttctcatcccctTACTGGACTCCACAGCCATGGAGGTGACAGCCGAATGAAAGGAGCGGAGACAGGGAACTACaaactgttcaaaaaggccctgctccgcgagtttgggctgactcctgagatgtaccggaaaAGATTCCAGAGTCAGCATAAAACCTGTAGAGGTCACATACCTACAGCTGGCCAACCGGACGCAGGGGTATGCCCACCAGTGGACAGCTGGGGCCCAAACTAAAGAAGACCTGCTTGACCTATTTGTACTGGAGCACCTGTATGAGCAGTGCCAATCCGACCTGAGGCGATGGTTAATGGACCAAAAAACAGAGAACCCATAGCACGCAGGCCAGCTGGCCGACGAGTTTGTGGACAGTCGGGCAGAGGAtgacagggaggagtcccaaaggaacaggcccgccaCAATGCAAGAAGAGAATgaccctgggacctcccaaagaGAAAACGTGGAGAACCCCCTGCCAAGGGGAACACCCAGCATCAGGACCAACTGACTGGCTCGAGGGGACcacgggacatgggctgctattactgtggccagagaggccacatatggacccagtgccccaagctcagggacagactgagcagaccgaacccacagagggtCAACTTGGTAGAGACCCAGCCGGACAAGGGGAAGACGGCCCAGGCAAGGGGGGCTGACAGCTTCCCAACTGCTCAGGAGGGAGGAGTGcaccaggccagctcctctggggggctggatgctccggACACCAGGTTCTCCATTTACAGGGTGGACGTGGGGCGGTCACTGCGGagcgagtgccttgttcccctggaggtggatgggaggaaggtcaatggatactggaaCACGGGTGctgaggtgacgctggcccggcccgaggtggaaGCTCCAGATCAGGTGATGCTCAACACCTATCTAACCctgaagggggtgggtgggaccccattcaaggtgcctgtggcgagggtacacctgaagtggggggccaaggagggccccaaagAAGTGGGGGTGCACaaccatttgcccactgaggtgttaatggggggggacctggaggactggccaagcaactcCCAGGGTGCCCTGGTCGTGACCTGtagccagagccggcgaggggcactgcgccctggcaACGGGGAGGGTGCCTTGCCCGAGGTgtaggaccctaacctggtggggagagaacgcccagggacacggctcagggaggctgtggCTTCAGACCCAGCCAGCAGAAGGGTGCAGGtgcccatccctgtcccagctgctgagttccaggccaagttgcagaaagatccctccttgcggaagataagggacctggccgacctcagtgtggtacagaccatggggagaggttgctggaaaaggttcctgtgggagaagggattcctgtactgagaatgggctcccccagggaaaatggagtcgggggggatcaggaggcagttgttggtaccccagaagtattgctgccagctgctgtgccgggcccatgacatccccctctcagggcaccagggaacctggcgtacccagcaaaGGCTGCTACGGAACTTTTAGTGGCCTGGGGTCTTTATTACTGTTcgacagtactgccgatcctgtgacccctgtcagagtatgaggaaggcctgggacaagggggaaatggctttaggacccttgcccatcatagaggagcctttctaGAGGGTGGCCAAGATCAAAAGGGGGGCTCTGAACGAAGAGAGCCCAaatcacagacctccagactggaacgctgggagaagaccccagcccagtttgaaccccaggggtattggggtgggaaaagggcacggGCTGCATAagccttcccacatgcgaactacGAGTGTCATCGAGCACACATGACctaaggcggggggggggggggtgaaactggaagggcctggtgtaattctcaccaaggaatgggagggatgcgggggcatccatgggaacgtgGGTAGGTTtaaacttccccaggtcactggctgaaGTTCCCCCCTTCaagaccgaactgagcggggtAAGAGATGTgaagaactgggactgttcttaatgtggtctttgaatgctgagtggggtgtttggctgggacggtctgcattgggggatagGAGACTGGCCTttagggaagatacctgagcatgtaacatgagaacccaggaatgGGGTTGGAGGcgaggtgacacctctgcccaggaaactggacaaaggctggggggaggagctggggggaggctggGTGAGAGACGCTGGAGGGAGTTGGAGTTTCAGGAACTGTCTGGTAATGGAGGGGAGCCCGGacgggctctgaccccccccaacGGGGCTGTGGTGctccaagatggacctaactgagggggtcctgttgtctgtgcctgcaagacctgtcttggactgtgttcctgtcatctaaataaaccttctgctttactggctggctgagagtcatggtgaatcgcaggaagccgggggtgcagggccttgtgtctctccccccccccactccgtgACACCAGTattgtcatttttgtttgtttatttatatatatagatatatatctaaAAAGCTACTACACTACCTGCTTTATTGTAGTCTACTTTTGCAGAAtttgccagcagagggagcatgtTAACCAAAAAGAGCTGTTTCTGGAGGTTTGCTGTTGTAAAGACCGATATTACTGATTATTCTAAACAAGCAAGCAACCAATGGGGGGAGATAAACTCTGATCAACATGGCTAACtgaaaatgttaatatttgcTCAATAGAAAATGGAGAGCATTGTTATGGAAAGGCATCTCTTTAGGTTTTAAGAGGgtattaaaaataatggaaaagggCAAAATGTTACAataatgtgtttttgtttgtttgttttgttttaaaatcatacCTTAACATAAATTCTTCTGTGATGATGTGCTACATGATTGAAAGGCAAGTAATGTGGTTCTGAGCTTGATGTCATGCTGATTAGTGTGTCTCCGTTTCTCTTGGATGATTTAACTATAACTTCGAGCTATTTGGGCAGTGCTTGTTGAGAGAGGTTGACACTGATGGCCAAATCTCTCTCCTAACTGACCTTACCACAAGAGTTGGGTTGATATGATGATCAAAGTTGCTTTTATTTCTGTCTCTCATCTAGAGAGAGCAGCTCCCAGCTCCTGAGGAAGATTGTGAGAGTGGCAGTGACAAAGAGGATGAACAACCCCAAGTGGTAGTACTGAAAAAAGGGGACCTGACCTCAGAAGAAGTGATGAAAATTAAACAGGAGATCAAAGATGCTTCAAAATCAGGCAAGTACTAAGACGTAATGAATTTTAGAATATTAATCTTTTGTTTTATATAGCCCAAAACGAAAAGACAGTAAGCAAATAAAGGAACATGCTTGCAGATGTAAGATTAATTTTCTACAGTTTCTTATTACCTCTGATTCACAATTCCTCATTTAAATAATTTGCCCCAGTGGTTCCCAGGCTGAGCTCTGTAGTTCGCATAGCACTTGCCTGATCTCCAGAGACCTGACTAGTTACACGATCTTGGCTCTGTGGTTGCAGCTGTGAAATAGCAATAAGCTAAAAATACCATGATTTTGTGACAGTCATTTTTGGTTCCCTCTCACCTGCCCTTAATGAATAATCAGCTCAGTGGTGTTTggtttaacattttgttttcaatttctgTGCCATTCTGTCATATTTAAATGAACATAGaagaaactttaaaatatatgatCCTTAGAACATTAGGGTCTAATTTAAAGCTGTGAATGAAAATTTAACTTTCCTACAATGCTAAAAAAGAAGTGATAAGCATATCACTTGTTATGCCTGTTAAACTTACTAGAAACAATAAGAAAGTTGCAGAACTCTCTAGAAGCCTAGAAGGGAAGAGGTCTCAATAGAGTTCTAGGTGATAGAAAAGAAGGATATAGCTAGTGTGTGGAATCAACTGTCATTGGTGCAGATTTGAACTGCTAGTGGGATTTGGGTTGTTAGAATCTGGAGGCTTCTGGAGGTAAGCAGGACATCTGTTTGCATGGTTCTCTATAGAACTGGGTAGTTCATCCTCTTTTTCAACTTCCACAATGTTGAATTCACCTGGTGGTAGTTTCTCATTCTAACACCA
Proteins encoded in this window:
- the KIAA1143 gene encoding uncharacterized protein KIAA1143 homolog, yielding MSKKTQVSYVPPAEPAFLSRLKREVGYREGPTVETKREQLPAPEEDCESGSDKEDEQPQVVVLKKGDLTSEEVMKIKQEIKDASKSDEEPEPDDGKIVFKKPSKRSSEEKFSGLTASSSKKKKESKKTKRDSTPPQNAAKQIKNSSLLSFDDEENDD